In the Carassius auratus strain Wakin chromosome 50, ASM336829v1, whole genome shotgun sequence genome, one interval contains:
- the LOC113067117 gene encoding FYVE, RhoGEF and PH domain-containing protein 6-like, translating into MQVSANTDGPSMSGYLERAKANRKQWKRLWFVIMNKVLSTYAASEDVAALESQPLLGFSVQTEKPESSLHFKLYHKSTLHYIFRASDSQICDRWIEAIQEAMVL; encoded by the exons GTTTCGGCTAACACGGACGGACCCTCGATGAGTGGCTACCTGGAGAGGGCCAAGGCCAACAGGAAGCAGTGGAAACGGCTCTGGTTTGTCATCATGAACAAAGTTTTGTCCACTTATGCTGCCAGTGAG GACGTAGCAGCTTTGGAAAGTCAACCTCTTCTGGGATTTTCTGTCCAAACAGAGAAACCCGAATCTTCCCTGCATTTTAAACTTTATCACAAAAGCACTCTGCACTACATTTTCAGAGCGAGTGACAGCCAGATCTGTGACCG ATGGATTGAAGCGATCCAGGAAGCCATGGTTCTCTAA
- the LOC113067116 gene encoding hypermethylated in cancer 2 protein-like, with protein MELPNYASQLLLQLNQQRSKGFLCDVIIMVENTLFRAHKSVLAATSHYFKSLVLHDNLIHLDPDMVDPVVFEQILDFIYTGKLADETFEGVDLSSVLTTANFLQLNDLANLCSSKINQNGSLGSGARGSSNSSVRLYEDHSSDTETYMCMTPPKKRHSAESRFQRKKQDLGLDLSRKTSVNDEALLSRNISNNMPLGINGNCVPKEEKWIIPLDGAQERKRQGSRRKSKVSGYIPGSQLSQNQTFTLQLSVKKEKGIGGKTDEIDGQKPNNGSTNFVYQKETFLKEAEGDNPYVCIPCEKGFPSSESLKSHVESHLDVDVKVEDEEEEERDGEPGVTRVSPEAPESLEQSPVKSLKDVDTVRPFPCNICGKMFTQRGTMTRHMRSHLGLKPFACEECGMRFTRQYRLTEHMRVHSGEKPYKCQVCGGKFTQQRNLISHMRMHTSVS; from the coding sequence ATGGAGCTCCCCAACTACGCCAGTCAACTGCTTCTCCAGCTCAATCAGCAGCGCTCCAAGGGCTTCCTGTGCGATGTCATTATCATGGTCGAGAACACGCTCTTCCGGGCCCACAAAAGTGTCCTCGCTGCCACCAGCCACTACTTCAAGTCCCTTGTCCTCCATGATAACCTCATCCACCTCGACCCTGACATGGTGGATCCAGTTGTTTTCGAACAAATTCTGGATTTCATTTACACCGGCAAGTTGGCAGATGAGACCTTTGAGGGAGTGGATTTAAGCTCTGTGCTCACCACAGCTAACTTTCTCCAGCTCAATGACCTCGCAAACCTGTGCTCCAGTAAGATCAACCAAAATGGGTCCCTCGGTAGCGGGGCTCGTGGAAGCTCCAACTCATCAGTTCGCCTGTACGAAGACCACTCATCAGACACGGAAACATACATGTGCATGACTCCTCCCAAAAAACGGCATAGTGCTGAAAGTAGATTTCAGAGAAAAAAGCAGGACTTGGGGTTGGATTTGTCCAGGAAAACTTCAGTTAATGACGAGGCTCTTCTATCCAGAAACATCTCCAACAATATGCCGCTGGGAATAAATGGGAACTGTGTTCCAAAGGAAGAAAAGTGGATAATTCCTTTGGACGGAGCTCAGGAAAGAAAAAGGCAGGGATCCCGAAGAAAATCCAAGGTCAGTGGTTACATTCCTGGAAGCCAACTAAGTCAGAATCAGACCTTCACTTTACAGTTATCTGTGAAGAAAGAGAAAGGAATTGGAGGGAAAACAGATGAAATTGATGGCCAAAAACCAAACAATGGCAGCACCAATTTTGTTTATCAAAAGGAGACCTTTCTCAAAGAAGCTGAAGGGGACAACCCTTATGTTTGTATCCCATGTGAAAAGGGTTTTCCCTCCTCTGAGAGTCTTAAATCCCATGTGGAAAGCCATTTGGATGTGGATGTGAAGgttgaggatgaggaggaagaggaacgTGACGGAGAGCCTGGAGTCACCAGAGTCTCACCAGAAGCTCCCGAGAGCTTGGAGCAGAGTCCGGTGAAGTCCCTCAAAGATGTCGACACTGTGCGTCCCTTCCCTTGCAACATTTGTGGCAAGATGTTCACGCAGCGTGGCACTATGACCCGCCACATGCGCAGCCACCTCGGTCTAAAGCCATTTGCGTGTGAGGAGTGTGGCATGCGCTTCACCAGGCAGTACCGTCTCACTGAGCACATGCGTGTCCATTCAGGGGAGAAACCCTATAAGTGCCAGGTCTGTGGTGGGAAATTTACGCAACAAAGAAACCTCATTAGTCATATGCGGATGCATACCTCAGTATCTTAG